The Vicinamibacteria bacterium sequence TTTCGCGTCGTGCATCTCGCTCGCGACGCATTTCCCGAGGCGGAGCTTCTATTCATCGAGCACGCGACCAGAGATGCACTGTGGCAGGAGGTTTTGCTCGAGCATCCCAATGGCGTGCTCGGACTTTCGGGCGTGACGATCTGCTGTATCGATCCCGACGAGACGTCCGGACGGTTCGAGCGGCTGACCCGGGGCGCCCTCGCCGAGGGCATCGTCTCCTTCGCGACTCCGCATGAGCTGTCCCTGCGATACGCGAGCGCGGTGCTTCCTTCGATACCCTGCGTTGCCGTCGTCGAGCTCGCGGTCCGAGATCTCGAGGCGACGTCGGCCTGTCTGAAGGCGAATCAGGTCACGCCCCACCCGGGAGAAAACGCCGTGTGGGTTCGCCCCGAACGCGCGGGCGGTGTGGTTCTGTGCTTCGCCGAAGGCGAGTAAGGCGCGAGGCGCTTCAACTCTTGGTGTAGTACGTG is a genomic window containing:
- a CDS encoding VOC family protein, producing the protein MRGNISLELDHVALITPDLASSKEDYERLGFRLTRASSHKGRITPDGPIVPWGSGNHCAMFHRGYYEILGVTDPNLHHEHFTALAGKYHGVQLIALGCQSAPELYQNWKNEVAALTAPIEIGRDVPLGLQGEETTPGTFRVVHLARDAFPEAELLFIEHATRDALWQEVLLEHPNGVLGLSGVTICCIDPDETSGRFERLTRGALAEGIVSFATPHELSLRYASAVLPSIPCVAVVELAVRDLEATSACLKANQVTPHPGENAVWVRPERAGGVVLCFAEGE